One genomic window of Marinobacter adhaerens HP15 includes the following:
- the murD gene encoding UDP-N-acetylmuramoyl-L-alanine--D-glutamate ligase — MSVIVSDRRTLVVGLGKTGLSCVRYLSEQGRDVAVADSRTAPPGLDQLKAGWPDIPVHLGTFDAELFAGFNELVVSPGISIAEPAIAAAARQGARIRGDIDLFAEAADAPIVAITGSNGKTTVTTLVGEMAKAAGRNVAVGGNIGTPALDLLGQGADLYVLELSSFQLETTDELNALAATVLNLSDDHMDRYPNKMAYFQAKQRIFRGCKNAIVNLDDALSTPMARDNLRFLCFGFHRVNPETFSTRDDDQGTWITFGFDNLLLASELKLMGHHNISNVMAALALGHAAGLPMDVMLRVAREFPGLPHRCEFVRRLNDVDFINDSKGTNVGATVAAIESLAPDKGKVVLIAGGDGKGADFTALEAPIALHCRAVLLIGRDAPAIADVLGSGIPVHRVGSLAEAVSRSAELAMPGDRVLLSPACASFDMFRDYLDRGDQFRSLVEAL, encoded by the coding sequence ATGAGTGTCATTGTTTCGGATCGTCGCACACTGGTCGTAGGGCTCGGTAAAACCGGGCTTTCCTGCGTGCGCTACCTGTCCGAACAGGGGCGGGACGTTGCTGTGGCCGATAGCCGCACGGCTCCTCCGGGTCTTGATCAGCTGAAGGCCGGTTGGCCGGATATTCCGGTACACCTCGGGACCTTTGACGCAGAGCTGTTTGCCGGTTTCAACGAACTGGTGGTCAGCCCGGGAATCAGCATTGCCGAACCAGCCATTGCAGCTGCCGCCCGCCAGGGAGCAAGAATCCGGGGTGACATTGATCTGTTCGCCGAGGCTGCCGATGCGCCGATCGTCGCGATCACTGGCTCCAATGGCAAAACCACCGTCACCACACTGGTGGGTGAGATGGCCAAAGCGGCGGGCCGGAACGTCGCCGTTGGCGGCAATATCGGTACCCCGGCCCTTGATCTTCTTGGCCAGGGCGCAGACCTGTATGTGCTCGAGCTTTCGAGTTTCCAGCTTGAGACCACGGACGAGCTGAACGCCCTTGCGGCAACGGTGCTCAACCTCAGTGACGACCACATGGACCGTTACCCCAACAAGATGGCGTATTTCCAGGCCAAGCAGCGGATATTCCGGGGTTGCAAGAACGCCATTGTCAATCTGGACGATGCCCTGAGCACCCCCATGGCAAGGGACAACCTGAGGTTCCTGTGTTTCGGCTTCCATCGGGTGAATCCCGAGACGTTCAGCACCCGAGACGATGACCAGGGCACCTGGATTACCTTCGGGTTCGATAACCTCTTGCTGGCCAGCGAGTTGAAGCTGATGGGGCATCACAACATCAGCAACGTGATGGCTGCTCTGGCACTGGGCCATGCCGCCGGGCTGCCCATGGATGTGATGCTCAGGGTAGCGCGGGAATTTCCGGGGCTGCCGCATCGCTGTGAATTCGTGCGCCGGCTGAACGATGTGGACTTCATCAACGATTCCAAGGGAACCAATGTCGGCGCCACGGTAGCCGCTATTGAAAGCCTCGCCCCGGACAAAGGCAAAGTGGTGCTGATTGCCGGTGGTGATGGCAAAGGGGCTGATTTTACCGCCCTGGAAGCGCCCATTGCCCTGCATTGCCGGGCCGTGCTGCTGATCGGACGTGATGCGCCGGCCATCGCCGATGTGCTGGGCAGCGGTATTCCCGTGCACCGGGTAGGTAGCCTTGCCGAGGCGGTTTCCCGCTCTGCCGAACTGGCCATGCCCGGAGACCGGGTGTTGCTCTCGCCGGCATGCGCCAGCTTTGACATGTTCCGCGACTATCTTGATCGCGGTGACCAGTTCCGTTCTCTGGTGGAGGCCCTGTGA
- a CDS encoding cell division protein FtsQ/DivIB, whose translation MLETLLIRSRATPSEPPRRRGATSLGPERDRFGVLKGVLAAVPWLQVGMGAVIVLLAALVPWGTGKVLGAMDQQILAVDVKGEFVGDSRVAIERAAGDWIGKSYFATDLSEIKDSLERRPWVESAAVRRVWPDRLVIDIREKKPLAYWTDGRLVSRTGELFAPANPEVAGRLPRLAGPDERVRDVIDMARDMSDKLVARGLGFSGLTLEHRGAWTLQLANGIEVVLGRDQVAQRFDRFITVYENRLAARSDEVSRVDARYTNGVAVKWKAVETASSPKS comes from the coding sequence ATGCTTGAAACACTGCTGATCCGGAGCCGGGCGACTCCGTCCGAGCCCCCGCGACGCCGGGGGGCAACGTCCCTCGGTCCCGAGCGGGACCGGTTTGGCGTGTTGAAGGGTGTGCTGGCAGCTGTACCCTGGCTCCAGGTGGGCATGGGCGCGGTGATTGTGCTGTTGGCTGCACTGGTGCCCTGGGGCACTGGCAAGGTGTTGGGTGCTATGGATCAGCAGATCCTTGCCGTCGATGTGAAAGGAGAATTTGTGGGCGATAGCCGGGTCGCCATTGAGCGCGCCGCTGGCGACTGGATTGGCAAGAGCTATTTCGCCACGGATCTTTCGGAAATCAAAGACAGCCTGGAGCGTCGGCCCTGGGTTGAGTCCGCGGCGGTGCGTCGGGTATGGCCGGATCGCCTGGTGATCGATATCAGGGAGAAGAAACCCCTGGCTTACTGGACCGATGGACGTCTCGTAAGCCGCACCGGTGAGCTGTTCGCGCCGGCGAATCCCGAAGTTGCGGGTCGGTTGCCACGACTCGCAGGGCCGGATGAAAGGGTGCGGGATGTGATCGATATGGCGCGGGACATGAGCGACAAGCTGGTCGCCCGGGGGCTTGGATTTTCAGGCCTGACGCTGGAACACCGGGGTGCGTGGACCCTGCAGCTGGCCAACGGCATTGAGGTGGTGCTTGGCCGCGATCAGGTGGCGCAACGGTTTGATCGGTTTATCACGGTTTATGAAAACCGACTGGCAGCAAGGTCGGACGAAGTCAGTCGGGTAGATGCCCGCTACACCAACGGTGTGGCGGTCAAGTGGAAGGCTGTCGAGACAGCCTCCAGCCCAAAATCATAG
- a CDS encoding D-alanine--D-alanine ligase, whose translation MHHGEPQAYQADPELVRSLGRVAVFMGGDSAEREVSLKSGKAVLAALVSAGVDAFAVDVRGCLLRTVDNPDFDRVFIALHGRGGEDGTLQAILSQAGIPYTGSDVLASALAMDKLRTKYVFEGCGLPTPKFRTMSGADQAEQIIDELRAPLSVKPSREGSSIGIRKVHTAAELAHAYEAAAALDNLVLVEEWIEGPEFTVSLLQDRALPAIGLSASTEHVFYDYEAKYLADDTRYRIPCGLAPEDEVRLQHLALEAFRVVGCRTWGRVDIMQDSDGKFWLLEVNTVPGMTDHSLVPMAAKAAGISFEELVVRILKDSLEDANA comes from the coding sequence ATGCATCATGGGGAACCACAGGCTTATCAGGCCGACCCGGAGCTCGTTCGGTCGCTCGGTCGGGTGGCCGTGTTCATGGGTGGAGATTCCGCTGAACGGGAGGTGTCCCTGAAAAGTGGCAAGGCGGTACTGGCGGCGCTGGTGTCAGCCGGCGTGGATGCGTTTGCCGTGGACGTCCGCGGTTGCCTGCTGAGAACCGTCGACAACCCTGATTTTGACCGGGTGTTCATTGCGCTGCACGGTCGTGGAGGCGAGGACGGTACCTTGCAGGCCATCCTCTCGCAGGCCGGTATTCCCTACACCGGCAGCGATGTGCTGGCCTCGGCACTGGCCATGGACAAGCTGAGAACCAAGTACGTGTTCGAAGGCTGTGGCCTGCCAACGCCGAAGTTCCGCACCATGTCCGGAGCAGATCAGGCCGAACAGATCATTGATGAACTGCGGGCGCCCTTGAGTGTGAAACCTTCCCGGGAAGGCTCCAGCATCGGCATCCGCAAGGTACACACGGCGGCCGAACTGGCTCACGCCTACGAAGCCGCCGCCGCGCTGGACAACCTGGTGCTGGTGGAGGAGTGGATCGAAGGGCCGGAATTCACCGTCAGCCTGTTGCAGGATCGGGCACTTCCGGCCATTGGCCTGAGCGCAAGCACCGAGCACGTTTTTTACGATTACGAGGCCAAGTACCTGGCAGACGATACCCGGTATCGCATTCCCTGTGGTCTGGCGCCTGAAGACGAAGTCCGTCTTCAGCATCTGGCACTGGAGGCCTTCCGGGTTGTTGGCTGTCGGACCTGGGGCCGGGTCGACATCATGCAGGACAGCGACGGCAAGTTCTGGCTGCTGGAGGTCAATACCGTGCCCGGTATGACCGACCACAGTCTTGTGCCCATGGCTGCGAAGGCCGCAGGTATCAGCTTCGAAGAGCTGGTGGTCCGGATACTGAAAGACAGTCTGGAGGACGCCAATGCTTGA
- the ftsZ gene encoding cell division protein FtsZ, which translates to MFELVDNVQQNAVIKVVGVGGGGGNAVRHMLNSDIEGVEFICANTDAQALTDMDARQIIQLGGNITKGLGAGANPEVGRQSALEDRDRIAEAIKGADMVFITAGMGGGTGTGAAPIVAEVARELGILTVAVVTKPFMFEGGKRMSVAESGLKELEESVDSLITIPNEKLLAVMGKKTSLLDAFAAANDVLLGAVQGIADLITRNGMINVDFADVKTVMSEMGMAMMGTARATGENRAREAAEAAVRSPLLEDINLQGAKGILVNITAGMDLNLGEFSEVGDIVREFASDSATVVVGTVIDPEMTDELKVTVVATGLGGDREKPTKVVDNTRTLDGKTDYNQLDRPAVLRRRAVSHGNVAIDQSKDSEEQGVDYLDIPAFLRRQAD; encoded by the coding sequence ATGTTTGAACTCGTCGATAATGTCCAGCAAAACGCTGTCATTAAAGTCGTCGGTGTAGGCGGTGGTGGCGGCAACGCCGTTCGCCATATGCTTAACAGCGACATCGAAGGTGTGGAATTCATCTGCGCCAACACGGACGCCCAGGCGCTGACCGATATGGACGCGCGTCAGATCATCCAGCTCGGTGGCAACATCACCAAGGGGCTGGGTGCCGGCGCCAATCCAGAAGTCGGTCGACAGTCTGCCCTGGAAGACCGCGATCGTATCGCCGAAGCCATCAAGGGCGCGGATATGGTCTTCATTACCGCGGGCATGGGCGGTGGTACCGGTACCGGTGCCGCGCCGATCGTAGCGGAAGTAGCCCGCGAACTGGGCATCCTGACCGTTGCCGTGGTAACCAAGCCTTTCATGTTCGAAGGCGGCAAGCGCATGAGCGTTGCTGAATCCGGTCTGAAAGAGCTGGAAGAAAGCGTCGACTCCCTGATTACCATTCCCAATGAAAAGCTGCTGGCGGTCATGGGCAAGAAAACCAGCCTGCTGGACGCATTTGCCGCAGCTAACGATGTGCTTCTGGGCGCAGTTCAGGGCATCGCTGATCTGATTACCCGCAACGGTATGATCAACGTCGACTTCGCCGACGTGAAGACGGTCATGTCCGAAATGGGTATGGCGATGATGGGCACCGCCCGTGCCACGGGTGAAAATCGTGCGCGGGAAGCCGCCGAAGCGGCCGTTCGCAGCCCGCTGCTCGAAGACATCAACCTGCAGGGTGCCAAGGGTATTCTGGTCAACATTACCGCGGGCATGGATCTCAACCTGGGCGAATTCTCCGAGGTTGGCGACATTGTGCGTGAGTTTGCTTCTGACTCTGCCACCGTTGTTGTCGGTACCGTTATTGATCCGGAAATGACCGACGAACTGAAGGTAACGGTTGTTGCGACCGGCCTGGGTGGTGATCGTGAGAAGCCGACCAAGGTGGTGGACAATACCCGCACTCTGGATGGAAAAACCGATTACAACCAGCTGGATCGTCCCGCTGTTCTGCGTCGCCGGGCCGTTTCCCATGGAAACGTGGCTATCGACCAGAGCAAGGATAGCGAGGAGCAGGGTGTCGACTATCTCGATATTCCCGCATTCCTCCGTCGCCAGGCTGACTGA
- the murC gene encoding UDP-N-acetylmuramate--L-alanine ligase, with the protein MADANNPPLVYQVPEMRRIRHIHFVGIGGAGMSGIAEVLKNQGYDVSGSDLKEGAVTDRLKGMGVEVQIGHREENSASADVVVVSSAVSAENPEVVAARSRRVPIVPRAEMLAEIMRYRHGIAVAGTHGKTTTTSLIASILGEAGLDPTFVIGGKLNSAGTNAQLGGSRYLVAEADESDASFLHLTPVISVVTNIEADHMDTYGGDVEKLKQTFVDFLHNLPFYGVAVMCVDDGYVQEIIPRISRAIITYGIDNPEADYRAESINSDGLRTHFVVKRPAGRSDLTVELKMPGRHNVLNALAAIAVATDEGVADDAICRGLAGFAGVGRRFQVYGDYQTPKGTVTLVDDYGHHPTEVEAVIRAAHDAWPDRRLVMLYQPHRFTRTRDLYEDFVRVLSEVDGLLLMDVYSAGEPAIPGADGRALCRSIRQRGQVEPVFVEDNLEIESLLANVLQDGDLLITQGAGDIGGVAARLAAAGVIAGE; encoded by the coding sequence ATGGCTGATGCAAATAATCCGCCCCTGGTCTATCAGGTGCCTGAAATGCGCCGGATCCGTCACATCCACTTTGTGGGGATTGGTGGTGCGGGGATGAGCGGCATCGCCGAGGTTCTCAAGAATCAGGGCTACGACGTTTCCGGATCGGATCTGAAAGAAGGGGCGGTTACCGATCGTCTCAAGGGTATGGGCGTAGAAGTGCAGATCGGTCACCGGGAAGAGAACAGCGCCAGTGCCGATGTGGTTGTGGTGTCTTCAGCGGTATCTGCGGAAAACCCGGAAGTCGTGGCGGCCCGCAGTCGTCGGGTGCCGATTGTACCCAGGGCAGAAATGCTGGCGGAAATCATGCGCTATCGCCACGGCATCGCCGTTGCTGGAACCCATGGCAAGACCACAACCACCAGCCTGATTGCATCCATTCTGGGTGAGGCGGGCCTGGACCCGACTTTCGTGATTGGCGGCAAGCTGAACAGCGCCGGCACTAACGCTCAGTTGGGCGGTTCCCGCTATCTGGTGGCGGAGGCCGACGAAAGTGATGCGTCCTTCCTGCATCTGACGCCGGTGATTTCAGTGGTGACCAACATCGAAGCGGACCATATGGATACCTATGGCGGCGATGTCGAGAAGCTGAAGCAGACCTTTGTGGACTTTCTGCACAACCTGCCGTTTTACGGTGTTGCGGTGATGTGCGTCGATGACGGTTACGTTCAGGAGATCATCCCCCGGATATCCCGGGCCATCATCACCTACGGAATTGACAACCCGGAGGCGGATTACCGGGCCGAGAGCATCAATTCCGACGGTTTGCGGACCCACTTTGTGGTGAAGCGTCCGGCCGGGCGCAGCGACCTTACGGTCGAGCTGAAAATGCCGGGCCGTCATAACGTGCTGAACGCGCTGGCGGCCATAGCCGTGGCCACAGACGAAGGCGTCGCCGATGATGCGATCTGCCGCGGGCTGGCCGGATTTGCCGGTGTCGGCCGCCGGTTCCAGGTTTACGGCGATTACCAGACCCCCAAGGGCACGGTCACCCTGGTGGACGATTACGGTCACCACCCGACGGAGGTAGAGGCTGTTATCCGGGCTGCACATGATGCCTGGCCCGACCGGCGTCTGGTCATGCTTTACCAGCCGCACCGCTTTACGCGGACCCGCGACCTTTATGAAGACTTTGTCCGGGTGCTTTCGGAAGTGGACGGCCTGCTTTTAATGGACGTGTATTCCGCCGGCGAACCGGCGATTCCGGGGGCCGATGGTCGGGCCCTGTGTCGCAGTATTCGCCAGCGCGGGCAGGTGGAACCGGTATTTGTTGAGGACAACCTGGAAATCGAGTCCCTGCTGGCCAATGTGCTGCAGGACGGTGATCTGCTGATAACCCAGGGCGCCGGCGATATTGGCGGCGTGGCAGCGCGGCTGGCAGCCGCGGGAGTGATAGCTGGTGAGTGA
- the ftsW gene encoding putative lipid II flippase FtsW, whose amino-acid sequence MHADLPLQNRNPWLGEIQPLPMLVISSVALLVMGVVMISSASMDMAAETMGNSYHYVIRQLMFAGLGCLLALVAVNVPVAWWERSGWLLLGIGLLVLVLVLTPLGRTVNGSTRWIPFGLFNVQVSEVAKLCLIAYLAGYVVRRRDELLNTWLGFLKPLVVLGLASVLLVIQPDFGATVVLVTAAAGMIFLSGVRLSRFVPLIGTLVVLGAILIVTQPYRLKRVVSYLDPWKDQFDSGYQLTQSLIAFGRGDWGGVGLGNSIQKLFYLPEAHTDFIFAIIAEEFGLLGSLLVLSLFTLLVVTGFVIARRAEKADMPFGACFAYGLTLLIGLQAGINMAVSTGLLPTKGLTLPLVSYGGSSLMITCICIGVLARVEMERLDQEKLAREKTGPKARGGAVYD is encoded by the coding sequence ATGCACGCAGATCTTCCACTCCAGAACCGGAACCCGTGGCTGGGCGAGATACAGCCCCTGCCGATGTTGGTGATCAGCTCCGTGGCATTGCTGGTGATGGGTGTGGTCATGATTTCCTCGGCGTCCATGGATATGGCTGCCGAAACCATGGGTAACAGCTACCACTATGTGATCCGTCAGCTGATGTTTGCCGGTCTTGGTTGTCTGCTGGCCCTGGTAGCGGTGAACGTGCCGGTGGCCTGGTGGGAGCGCAGCGGCTGGCTGCTGCTGGGCATCGGTCTGTTGGTCCTGGTTCTGGTGTTGACGCCCCTGGGCCGTACCGTGAACGGCTCCACCCGCTGGATTCCGTTCGGCCTGTTCAACGTCCAGGTCTCGGAAGTGGCGAAACTCTGCCTGATTGCCTACTTGGCCGGCTACGTGGTCCGTCGCCGGGATGAACTGCTCAATACCTGGCTTGGTTTCCTGAAGCCGTTGGTCGTTCTCGGTTTGGCATCGGTTCTGCTGGTGATTCAGCCGGACTTCGGTGCCACCGTGGTGTTGGTGACGGCAGCGGCGGGGATGATTTTCCTGAGCGGTGTCCGGCTGAGCCGGTTCGTGCCCCTGATCGGCACGCTGGTGGTTCTGGGTGCCATTCTGATCGTTACCCAGCCTTACCGTCTGAAACGGGTTGTCAGCTATCTCGATCCCTGGAAAGACCAGTTCGACAGCGGTTACCAGTTGACCCAGTCCCTGATTGCCTTCGGTCGCGGAGACTGGGGTGGTGTCGGCCTGGGTAACTCCATCCAGAAGCTGTTCTATCTGCCGGAGGCCCACACCGACTTTATCTTCGCCATTATCGCCGAGGAATTCGGTCTCCTGGGATCCTTGCTGGTACTCAGTCTGTTCACCCTGCTGGTGGTGACCGGATTCGTCATTGCCCGCCGGGCCGAGAAGGCGGACATGCCGTTCGGCGCGTGTTTTGCCTATGGGCTGACCCTGCTGATTGGCCTGCAGGCAGGCATCAACATGGCGGTCAGCACCGGGCTTCTGCCAACCAAGGGGCTGACTCTGCCGCTGGTGAGCTACGGTGGATCCAGTCTGATGATTACCTGTATCTGCATTGGCGTTCTTGCCCGTGTGGAAATGGAGCGCCTGGATCAGGAAAAGCTGGCCCGAGAGAAAACCGGTCCGAAGGCGCGGGGAGGTGCGGTGTATGACTGA
- a CDS encoding DUF721 domain-containing protein → MKRKSEQKMTFDKLGRTPVLKDLVAKAELHRHAEGEVLAALPSELVNGTRFVSCKDGELVLTTETAGKASQIRFRQHEIMEKLRENELFRFVWKLKVKVAPPRFREKPVFKKEPLSKENARLLKEEAGHTKDKALREVLEKLASHVRD, encoded by the coding sequence ATGAAACGCAAAAGCGAGCAAAAAATGACCTTCGACAAGCTTGGCAGAACCCCGGTACTGAAGGATCTTGTGGCAAAGGCCGAGCTCCATCGACATGCGGAAGGAGAAGTCCTGGCCGCCCTGCCGAGTGAGCTGGTCAACGGGACACGCTTTGTCAGCTGCAAAGACGGAGAGCTGGTCCTGACCACGGAAACCGCGGGTAAAGCCAGTCAGATCCGGTTCCGCCAGCACGAAATCATGGAAAAGCTGCGAGAGAACGAACTGTTCCGGTTCGTCTGGAAACTGAAGGTCAAGGTTGCACCGCCCAGATTTCGGGAAAAACCGGTGTTCAAAAAAGAACCCTTGAGCAAAGAAAATGCCCGGCTCCTCAAAGAGGAGGCCGGGCACACGAAGGATAAAGCATTACGCGAGGTTCTCGAAAAACTCGCTAGCCACGTCCGGGATTAA
- the lpxC gene encoding UDP-3-O-acyl-N-acetylglucosamine deacetylase — translation MIRQRTLKNTIRATGVGLHSGEKVYLTLKPAPVDSGIIFRRTDLDPMVEIRACAENVGETMLSTTLVKNGVRVATVEHLLSAMAGLGIDNCFVELSAAEVPIMDGSAGPFVFLLQSAGIAEQDAAKRFIRIKREVTVEEGDKKATLLPFEGFKVSFGIDFDHPVFKGRAQTATVDFSSTSFVKEVSRARTFGFMRDIEKLRAMNLALGGSVDNAIVVDDYKILNEDGLRYDDEFVKHKLLDAIGDLYQLGNSLIGEFRGIKSGHDLNNKLLRKLRAEEDAWEVVTFDDEATAPISYMKPVLAAG, via the coding sequence ATGATCAGACAACGGACACTTAAAAACACCATCCGTGCCACCGGTGTTGGCTTGCACTCGGGTGAGAAGGTCTACCTGACCCTCAAGCCTGCCCCGGTGGACTCCGGTATCATCTTCCGCCGTACCGATCTTGACCCGATGGTTGAGATTCGTGCCTGCGCGGAGAATGTAGGTGAGACCATGCTGTCCACGACGCTGGTAAAAAACGGTGTCCGTGTGGCGACTGTGGAGCATTTGCTCTCGGCCATGGCTGGTCTCGGGATTGATAACTGTTTCGTCGAACTAAGTGCCGCGGAAGTGCCCATCATGGACGGCTCTGCCGGTCCTTTTGTGTTCCTTCTGCAGTCCGCCGGCATTGCCGAGCAGGATGCAGCCAAGCGTTTCATCCGCATCAAGCGTGAGGTAACGGTTGAGGAAGGCGACAAGAAGGCCACCCTGCTGCCTTTCGAAGGCTTCAAGGTGAGCTTCGGTATCGACTTTGATCACCCCGTGTTCAAGGGCCGCGCCCAGACAGCAACCGTCGATTTTTCCAGCACCTCCTTTGTCAAGGAAGTGAGTCGCGCGCGGACTTTCGGGTTCATGCGTGACATCGAAAAATTGCGTGCCATGAACCTTGCTCTCGGCGGCAGTGTGGACAACGCCATCGTTGTTGATGACTACAAGATCCTCAACGAAGACGGTCTGCGCTATGACGACGAATTTGTGAAGCACAAGCTGCTTGATGCCATCGGCGATCTCTATCAGTTGGGCAACAGCCTGATTGGTGAGTTCCGGGGGATCAAATCCGGCCACGATCTGAACAATAAGCTGTTGCGCAAGCTCAGGGCAGAAGAGGATGCCTGGGAAGTGGTTACCTTTGATGACGAGGCCACTGCCCCGATTTCCTATATGAAGCCTGTGCTGGCGGCGGGCTGA
- the ftsA gene encoding cell division protein FtsA gives MSSVETENMIVGLDIGTSKVVAIVGKRKMDGTIEVVGIGSHPSRGLKRGVVVNIETTVQAIQRAVEEAELMAGCRIHSVYAGIAGSHIKSLNSHGIVAIRDREVTQADIDRVIDAAQAVAIPADQKILHILPQEFVIDSQEGIKEPMGMSGVRLEAKVHLVTCAVNAAQNIEKCVKRCGLEVDDIILEQLASSHAILTEDEKELGVCVVDIGGGTTDIAVFTGGAIRHTAVIPIAGDQVTNDIAMALRTPTQNAEEIKIKYACALTQLAGADETIKVPSVGDRAPRDLSRQALAEVVEPRYEELFTLVQSELRRSGFEDLIPAGIVITGGSSTMEGVVELAEEIFHMPVRLACPQAVSGMTEVVNNPIYATGVGLLIHGFRQMDLGRAPVLKGEDAPSLFERMKAWFTGHF, from the coding sequence ATGTCATCGGTTGAAACGGAAAACATGATTGTCGGCCTCGATATCGGAACCTCGAAGGTGGTTGCGATTGTCGGCAAGCGCAAGATGGACGGCACCATCGAAGTGGTGGGCATTGGTTCCCATCCTTCCCGGGGCCTCAAGCGTGGAGTGGTGGTGAATATTGAAACCACCGTCCAGGCAATTCAGCGCGCGGTGGAAGAGGCGGAATTGATGGCCGGGTGCCGCATTCACTCGGTGTATGCGGGTATTGCCGGCAGCCACATCAAGAGCCTGAATTCCCACGGCATTGTTGCAATCCGTGACCGTGAGGTCACCCAGGCCGACATCGACCGGGTCATTGACGCCGCCCAGGCGGTTGCGATTCCTGCAGACCAGAAGATTCTCCATATTCTGCCCCAGGAGTTCGTGATCGACAGCCAGGAAGGCATCAAGGAACCCATGGGCATGTCCGGTGTGCGCCTGGAAGCAAAGGTTCATCTGGTGACCTGCGCGGTCAATGCCGCCCAGAACATAGAGAAATGCGTGAAGCGCTGCGGGCTTGAAGTGGATGACATCATCCTGGAGCAGCTGGCATCCAGCCACGCCATTCTCACCGAGGATGAGAAAGAGCTGGGTGTCTGCGTGGTGGATATCGGGGGTGGCACCACGGATATCGCCGTGTTTACCGGCGGTGCTATCAGACACACGGCGGTGATTCCGATCGCCGGCGACCAGGTGACCAACGACATTGCCATGGCGCTGCGCACACCGACCCAGAATGCCGAAGAAATCAAGATCAAGTATGCCTGTGCACTGACCCAGCTGGCCGGTGCGGATGAAACCATCAAGGTGCCCAGTGTTGGCGATCGCGCGCCACGGGACCTTTCCAGGCAGGCCCTGGCCGAGGTGGTGGAACCGCGCTACGAGGAGCTGTTCACCCTGGTTCAGTCAGAGTTGCGCCGGTCCGGATTTGAAGACCTCATTCCGGCAGGCATCGTGATAACCGGCGGTTCCTCCACCATGGAAGGCGTGGTGGAACTGGCCGAAGAGATCTTCCACATGCCGGTAAGGCTGGCCTGTCCGCAGGCGGTTTCCGGCATGACGGAGGTAGTCAACAATCCGATCTACGCCACTGGCGTTGGGTTGTTGATTCATGGTTTCCGCCAGATGGATCTGGGGCGGGCACCGGTGCTCAAGGGTGAAGATGCACCCTCGCTGTTTGAGCGCATGAAAGCCTGGTTTACCGGTCATTTCTGA
- the murG gene encoding undecaprenyldiphospho-muramoylpentapeptide beta-N-acetylglucosaminyltransferase encodes MTEQRRFLMMAGGTGGHVFPALATARALEARGHQVYWLGASGGMEQRLIGETDIPLSLIHISGLRGKGKLALLLAPFRLMRALGEAFTILRRIRPDCVVGMGGFVTGPGGVAAWLNRTPLVIHEQNAIAGMTNRILVRFAETVLEAFPGSFGPKVVTRCTGNPVREDLASLPVPEKRLADREGALRLLVIGGSLGAQVFNEQLPEALAMLPEGDRPVVRHQCGERHAEAAKQAYEEHGVAAAVEPFIKDMAEAYQWADLVLCRAGALTVSELCAAGIGAVLVPFPHAVDDHQTKNGQQMVSAKAAILIPQAKMTPAVLAETLGDLARNRDRVNEMAKAARTLARPDATERVVNYCLEAANG; translated from the coding sequence ATGACTGAACAGCGTCGCTTCCTGATGATGGCCGGCGGTACCGGCGGGCACGTGTTCCCGGCCCTGGCAACGGCTCGGGCGCTTGAGGCTCGTGGTCACCAGGTGTACTGGCTCGGAGCCAGTGGCGGAATGGAACAGAGACTGATCGGCGAAACCGATATCCCGCTGTCACTGATTCATATTTCCGGTTTGCGGGGCAAGGGTAAGCTCGCTCTCTTGCTGGCGCCGTTCCGGCTGATGCGGGCGCTGGGTGAAGCCTTCACCATCCTGCGCCGGATTCGCCCGGATTGCGTTGTAGGCATGGGCGGATTTGTTACCGGGCCCGGTGGTGTTGCCGCCTGGCTGAACCGTACGCCGCTGGTGATTCATGAACAGAACGCGATCGCCGGAATGACCAACCGCATCCTGGTCAGGTTTGCAGAAACCGTGCTCGAGGCTTTTCCGGGTAGCTTCGGGCCGAAAGTGGTTACCCGCTGTACCGGCAATCCGGTGCGGGAAGACCTTGCCTCCTTGCCCGTTCCGGAAAAGCGCCTGGCGGACCGTGAAGGTGCTCTCAGGCTGCTGGTGATCGGCGGCAGTCTCGGCGCGCAGGTCTTTAATGAGCAGCTCCCCGAGGCGCTGGCCATGTTGCCGGAAGGTGATCGGCCCGTGGTCCGCCACCAGTGTGGTGAGCGCCATGCCGAGGCGGCGAAGCAGGCCTATGAGGAGCATGGCGTGGCGGCGGCCGTTGAGCCGTTCATCAAGGACATGGCCGAGGCCTATCAGTGGGCCGACCTGGTGCTGTGCCGGGCAGGCGCGTTGACCGTTTCGGAATTGTGCGCCGCGGGTATCGGCGCTGTGCTGGTGCCGTTTCCCCACGCCGTGGATGATCACCAGACGAAAAACGGGCAACAAATGGTGTCGGCGAAGGCAGCCATTCTGATTCCACAGGCAAAAATGACCCCGGCGGTGCTTGCGGAAACCCTGGGTGATCTGGCCCGGAATCGTGACCGGGTAAACGAAATGGCGAAGGCCGCCCGAACATTGGCCCGCCCTGATGCAACGGAGAGAGTCGTGAATTACTGTCTGGAGGCCGCCAATGGCTGA